One Streptomyces hundungensis DNA segment encodes these proteins:
- a CDS encoding FAD-dependent oxidoreductase: MTAPAATPVVVVGGSIAGLTTALALAERGFPVRVLERAEAPPEGPVAKVADVWERSTVPQSGHSHILTSLGVRVLRRRAPWLLEGALADGAQLLDLTRAAPTGPREPADDDLVALAVRRTVLELLLYRGVRNLPGVTLEHATTVRSLLLDPSRTRVTGVVTDAGSPVPARFVVDATGRRAASLSWLAQAGAPVGQDLTGPTQLRCFTRFYRLDTPGHTFPGPLNRGNAAGGIWDHCAAVVHPADNATFAITLGAPTADPATDALRTPAGFTAAARLAPYVAPWTDERVATPLTEVRAITMPPNVLRSTARPGPRQIAALFPVGDAACVTDPLYGRGMSLAFHHAFQLAELLAAHPEPGREQSERAVRLADDLYRPWFEQAVHDSAARAALWRSRAEDAPPPPAPPAPRGRPALAEIAWAAVGDVTVWRGLTRVLMSLNTPGEVFDAAGFRERVRRAPTPAAPAGPRPPTRAELLAALGAEARH, from the coding sequence TTGACCGCTCCCGCCGCCACCCCCGTCGTCGTGGTGGGCGGCAGCATCGCGGGTCTCACCACCGCCCTGGCCCTGGCCGAACGCGGCTTCCCCGTACGGGTGTTGGAGCGAGCGGAGGCGCCCCCGGAAGGACCTGTCGCCAAGGTCGCCGACGTGTGGGAGCGCTCCACCGTCCCCCAGAGCGGCCACTCCCACATCCTCACCTCGCTCGGAGTGCGCGTCCTGCGCCGGCGGGCGCCCTGGCTCCTGGAGGGCGCCCTGGCGGACGGCGCCCAGCTCCTCGACCTCACCCGGGCGGCGCCCACCGGGCCCCGCGAACCGGCCGACGACGACCTCGTGGCCCTCGCGGTGCGCCGCACCGTCCTCGAACTGCTCCTCTACCGAGGGGTGCGGAACCTGCCGGGCGTCACCCTGGAGCACGCGACGACCGTGCGGAGCCTGCTCCTCGACCCGTCCCGCACCCGCGTCACCGGTGTCGTGACCGATGCCGGCAGCCCCGTGCCCGCCCGGTTCGTGGTGGACGCCACGGGCCGGCGCGCCGCCTCCCTCTCCTGGCTGGCGCAGGCCGGGGCGCCGGTGGGCCAGGACCTGACGGGCCCCACCCAGCTGCGCTGCTTCACCCGCTTCTACCGCCTCGACACTCCCGGCCACACCTTCCCCGGGCCGCTCAACCGGGGCAACGCCGCCGGAGGCATCTGGGACCACTGCGCCGCCGTCGTGCACCCCGCCGACAACGCCACCTTCGCCATCACCCTGGGGGCGCCGACCGCCGACCCGGCCACCGACGCCCTGCGCACCCCGGCCGGCTTCACCGCCGCCGCCCGCCTCGCGCCGTATGTGGCGCCCTGGACGGACGAGCGCGTCGCGACGCCCCTGACCGAGGTGCGGGCCATCACCATGCCCCCGAACGTGCTGCGCTCCACCGCACGCCCCGGCCCGCGCCAGATCGCCGCCCTCTTCCCCGTCGGGGACGCCGCCTGCGTCACCGACCCGCTGTACGGGCGCGGCATGTCCCTCGCCTTCCACCACGCCTTCCAGCTGGCCGAGTTGCTCGCGGCGCACCCCGAGCCCGGCAGGGAGCAGAGCGAACGGGCCGTACGCCTGGCCGACGACCTCTACCGCCCCTGGTTCGAGCAGGCCGTCCACGACAGCGCGGCGCGCGCCGCACTGTGGCGCTCCCGCGCCGAGGACGCCCCGCCCCCGCCGGCCCCACCCGCCCCGCGCGGCCGCCCCGCCCTCGCCGAGATCGCGTGGGCCGCCGTCGGCGACGTCACCGTCTGGCGCGGACTCACCCGCGTCCTGATGAGCCTGAACACGCCCGGGGAGGTCTTCGACGCGGCCGGCTTCCGGGAGCGGGTGCGCCGCGCCCCCACCCCCGCCGCCCCGGCCGGACCCCGGCCGCCCACCCGCGCCGAACTGCTGGCGGCCCTCGGCGCCGAGGCGCGGCACTGA
- a CDS encoding SAM-dependent methyltransferase: protein MTELLNPVERTALLTAALRGAETQRADRLYEDPYAARLCGDAGPGLLAEVWAATFPPDRPRSLPSTPDYNAIRTRFFDEFLRDAAQDPQMTQIVLAPAGMDSRAYRMTWPDHIRYFEIDRPAVLDFKADRLKGVTPRVAHRTVAVDLTADDWEDRLVDSGYDPALPSTWLLEGLLYYIPEPDTHRMLERVAAISAPGSRIAADLVNAAALTLPHMRGLLDVFANWGCPWLFGSDEPEALFDRYGFDVAAVQPGEPGADFGRWPDPVPERSVKNVRRVFFIHGRRR, encoded by the coding sequence ATGACCGAACTGCTCAACCCGGTGGAGCGGACCGCCCTGCTGACCGCGGCACTGCGGGGCGCGGAGACCCAGCGCGCGGACCGGCTCTACGAGGACCCGTACGCCGCCCGGCTCTGCGGGGACGCCGGGCCCGGGCTGCTGGCCGAGGTGTGGGCCGCGACCTTCCCGCCCGACCGGCCGCGTTCGCTGCCCAGCACCCCCGACTACAACGCCATCCGCACCCGGTTCTTCGACGAATTCCTGCGGGACGCGGCCCAGGACCCGCAGATGACGCAGATCGTGCTGGCCCCCGCCGGCATGGACTCCCGCGCCTACCGCATGACGTGGCCCGACCACATCCGCTACTTCGAGATCGACCGGCCCGCCGTCCTGGACTTCAAGGCCGACCGGCTGAAGGGCGTCACCCCCCGCGTGGCGCACCGCACGGTGGCCGTCGACCTCACCGCCGACGACTGGGAGGACCGGCTCGTCGACAGCGGCTACGACCCGGCGCTGCCCTCGACCTGGCTCCTGGAAGGGCTGCTCTACTACATCCCGGAACCCGACACGCACCGCATGCTGGAGCGCGTCGCCGCCATCTCCGCACCCGGCAGCCGCATAGCGGCCGACCTCGTGAACGCGGCCGCGTTGACCCTGCCCCACATGCGGGGGCTGCTCGACGTCTTCGCGAACTGGGGCTGCCCCTGGCTGTTCGGCAGCGACGAGCCGGAAGCCCTCTTCGACCGGTACGGATTCGACGTCGCCGCCGTCCAGCCCGGCGAGCCCGGCGCCGACTTCGGCCGCTGGCCCGACCCCGTACCGGAGCGTTCCGTCAAGAACGTGCGCCGGGTCTTCTTCATCCACGGACGGCGGCGTTGA
- a CDS encoding GH3 auxin-responsive promoter family protein: MTTDSAAARPTTPEPNSPSSAAGWAAPRHAERYSERVFAERARLTEALGDPRGHQHDVLTDLLDFNSGTEFGTRHDFGRIRDVDDFRKAVPVQDYAAHAPLIERMAAGEPNLLSADQPVVYFTSSGSTGAHKKIPVTPRFMRTTFFPFYYAAWAPLIENHPDVMRRPDAVLNLKHDPLSAPPTTSDGRPHVGASQVDFGRKFGEPLSAELGTAAPWGTLPVDIAPDDHLEKMYLRLRLAVQSDVRCLIGINPAMIAAVPYQLGLWWERIVKEVRDGTVGGVPHGAPDPARAAELTRLADYFGTVTPAQVWPRMSALFGWTTGVASLYLPALCERFGAGVAALPAPVAASEGPVGVPLDRHGSAGSLVVTASVYEFVDADADLTPDVETLLPHELEAGREYHVIFSHVGGLYRYAVGDVVRVVDMAGGVPRLAYAGRANRSDAVGERLRESQVVRAVRTALDATGLGLVNIACRTERTSRENAPHYVFAVAPQSPWQPAEADRFTSLLDAALTRESADYARARTDRRLAAPALCLLDRDAFQRDWHAAVATGIRPTQVKDRLFRQDTTLWHRLLGTA, from the coding sequence GTGACCACCGACAGCGCGGCCGCCCGGCCCACGACACCCGAGCCCAACTCCCCTTCCAGCGCGGCCGGTTGGGCGGCCCCCCGGCACGCCGAGCGCTACAGCGAGCGGGTCTTCGCCGAACGCGCCCGGCTGACCGAAGCCCTCGGCGACCCGCGCGGGCACCAGCACGACGTGCTCACCGATCTGCTCGACTTCAACTCCGGCACCGAGTTCGGCACGCGGCACGACTTCGGCCGGATCCGTGACGTCGACGACTTCCGCAAGGCCGTCCCCGTACAGGACTACGCCGCGCACGCCCCGCTCATCGAACGCATGGCGGCGGGCGAGCCCAACCTGCTCTCGGCCGATCAGCCGGTCGTCTACTTCACCAGCAGCGGAAGCACCGGCGCCCACAAGAAGATCCCGGTCACCCCGCGCTTCATGCGCACCACCTTCTTCCCGTTCTACTACGCGGCCTGGGCCCCCCTCATCGAGAACCACCCCGACGTCATGCGCCGCCCCGACGCCGTCCTCAACCTCAAGCACGACCCGCTCTCCGCCCCGCCCACCACCTCCGACGGCCGGCCCCATGTCGGCGCCAGCCAGGTGGACTTCGGCCGGAAGTTCGGCGAGCCGCTCTCCGCCGAACTCGGCACCGCCGCGCCCTGGGGCACCCTCCCCGTGGACATCGCCCCCGACGACCACCTGGAGAAGATGTATCTGCGGCTGCGGCTCGCCGTGCAGAGCGATGTGCGCTGTCTCATCGGCATCAATCCGGCCATGATCGCGGCCGTGCCGTACCAGCTCGGGCTGTGGTGGGAACGGATCGTCAAGGAGGTCCGCGACGGAACCGTCGGCGGGGTGCCCCACGGCGCTCCCGACCCGGCACGCGCCGCCGAACTGACGCGCCTGGCCGACTACTTCGGGACGGTGACCCCGGCCCAGGTGTGGCCGAGGATGAGCGCCCTGTTCGGCTGGACCACCGGCGTCGCCTCCCTCTACCTGCCCGCGCTGTGCGAGCGCTTCGGCGCCGGGGTCGCCGCGCTGCCCGCGCCGGTCGCCGCGTCCGAGGGGCCGGTCGGGGTGCCGCTGGACCGGCACGGCTCGGCGGGCAGCCTGGTCGTCACCGCCTCCGTGTACGAGTTCGTGGACGCCGACGCCGACCTCACCCCCGACGTCGAGACGCTGCTGCCGCACGAACTGGAGGCGGGACGCGAATACCACGTGATCTTCAGCCATGTCGGCGGTCTCTACCGGTACGCCGTGGGAGACGTCGTACGGGTCGTGGACATGGCCGGCGGCGTGCCCCGCCTCGCCTACGCGGGCCGCGCCAACCGGTCCGACGCGGTGGGGGAGCGGCTGCGCGAGTCCCAGGTCGTCCGGGCCGTGCGCACCGCGCTGGACGCCACCGGTCTCGGCCTCGTCAACATCGCCTGCCGCACCGAGCGCACCTCCCGCGAAAACGCCCCCCACTACGTCTTCGCCGTCGCCCCGCAATCGCCCTGGCAGCCGGCCGAGGCGGACCGCTTCACCTCGCTCCTGGACGCCGCCCTGACCCGGGAGTCCGCCGATTACGCCCGGGCCCGCACCGACCGCCGCCTCGCCGCCCCCGCCCTGTGCCTCCTGGACCGGGACGCCTTCCAGCGCGACTGGCACGCCGCCGTCGCCACCGGCATCCGCCCCACCCAGGTCAAGGACCGCCTGTTCCGCCAGGACACCACGCTCTGGCACCGGCTGCTGGGCACCGCCTGA
- a CDS encoding MFS transporter, which translates to MSDSDTIPAPPKPLPNVTAPVRPVLFLAMAVCAGATVANVYLAQPLLTLFAHGLGVSSSSAGIVVTCAQLGYAAGILFLVPLGDIRSRRPLLAVMLSGTVLALLLAAAAPALSVLAAAAALIGGVTVIPQVLVPLAAELAPPERRASVVANVQIGLMSGIIGSRVIGGLVGEALGWRAVYLLAAALTALSGLLTLALLPREGARQVMPYGKLLASLPALLRQEPALRHSLRGHEPLPAYVLDAHWNVLHRNQAMERWFPWLRAEGSNLLSWALFAPSARTVLHAWDEHAMVYLGIVRTALRERPDDPFFRAINAATHKDPTLHSMLARDDVIDVSSRSGHRFTLNLPQITPEPINVISHALRPEGNRGVRVVVLTSPHMPSEESSG; encoded by the coding sequence ATGTCGGACTCAGACACCATCCCGGCGCCGCCCAAGCCGTTGCCGAACGTGACCGCGCCGGTGCGGCCCGTGCTCTTCCTCGCCATGGCGGTGTGCGCCGGCGCCACGGTCGCCAACGTCTATCTGGCCCAGCCGCTGCTCACCCTCTTCGCGCACGGCCTCGGCGTGTCCTCCTCCTCCGCCGGCATCGTCGTCACCTGCGCCCAGCTCGGTTACGCCGCGGGCATCCTCTTCCTCGTACCGCTCGGCGACATCCGCAGCCGGCGCCCGCTGCTCGCCGTCATGCTGAGCGGCACGGTCCTGGCCCTGCTGTTGGCCGCCGCCGCGCCCGCCCTGTCCGTCCTGGCCGCGGCCGCCGCCCTCATCGGCGGGGTCACCGTGATTCCGCAGGTGCTCGTGCCGCTCGCCGCCGAACTGGCGCCGCCCGAGCGGCGGGCCTCCGTGGTGGCCAATGTGCAGATCGGCCTCATGAGCGGCATCATCGGCTCCCGTGTCATCGGCGGCCTGGTGGGTGAGGCCCTCGGCTGGCGGGCGGTCTATCTGCTCGCCGCCGCCCTGACCGCCCTCAGCGGTCTGCTCACCCTGGCCCTGCTGCCCCGCGAGGGCGCCCGACAGGTCATGCCGTACGGCAAGCTCCTCGCCTCGCTGCCCGCGCTGCTGCGCCAGGAACCGGCGCTGCGCCACTCGCTGCGGGGCCATGAACCGCTGCCCGCCTACGTCCTGGACGCGCACTGGAACGTCCTGCACCGCAACCAGGCCATGGAGCGCTGGTTCCCCTGGCTGCGGGCGGAGGGCTCCAACCTGTTGAGCTGGGCCCTGTTCGCCCCGTCCGCGCGCACCGTCCTGCACGCCTGGGACGAGCACGCGATGGTCTATCTCGGCATCGTCCGCACCGCGCTGCGCGAGCGCCCGGACGACCCGTTCTTCCGTGCCATCAACGCCGCCACCCACAAAGACCCGACGCTCCACTCCATGCTGGCGCGCGACGACGTCATCGACGTCTCCTCGCGATCCGGCCACCGTTTCACCCTGAACCTTCCGCAGATCACCCCGGAGCCCATCAACGTGATCTCCCATGCGCTGCGGCCCGAAGGGAACAGGGGCGTACGGGTCGTCGTACTCACGTCACCGCACATGCCTTCGGAGGAGAGCTCAGGATGA
- a CDS encoding nuclear transport factor 2 family protein — MTTTPDTRPARRHILGLGAALGAAAAALTVPGARAEAAVPKDAAAPATTSGHAAGIVLEQNHAGFPAMPRAVLDFFLASQRADADAWAAAFAPQGVFHDPVGEPALVGREAIRKRIHSILPSFRPFLGITPDEAHMSADFVAVSWRGAAVTLKNRPVNWSGINVFQLDDKGLIKEAWAYFNYAAFKVQLDS; from the coding sequence ATGACCACCACACCGGACACCCGCCCCGCCCGCCGTCACATACTCGGCCTCGGCGCCGCGCTGGGAGCGGCCGCCGCCGCCCTCACCGTGCCCGGCGCCCGCGCCGAGGCCGCCGTGCCCAAAGACGCGGCGGCGCCGGCCACGACGTCCGGCCACGCGGCGGGCATCGTGCTGGAGCAGAACCATGCGGGTTTTCCCGCGATGCCGCGGGCGGTCCTGGACTTCTTCCTCGCCTCCCAGCGCGCCGACGCCGACGCCTGGGCCGCCGCGTTCGCCCCGCAGGGCGTGTTCCACGACCCGGTGGGAGAGCCGGCGCTGGTGGGACGCGAAGCCATCAGGAAGCGCATCCACTCGATCCTGCCGAGCTTCCGCCCCTTCTTGGGCATCACCCCCGACGAAGCCCACATGAGCGCCGACTTCGTGGCGGTCTCCTGGCGTGGCGCGGCGGTGACCCTCAAGAACCGTCCGGTCAACTGGTCCGGGATCAACGTTTTCCAGCTCGACGACAAGGGCCTCATCAAGGAAGCCTGGGCCTACTTCAACTATGCGGCGTTCAAGGTGCAGCTCGACTCGTGA
- a CDS encoding amidohydrolase family protein — MIIDCHQHVVLPTETQLQSMDEAGIHRTVLFSTLPHIERATDLASFQQEMSVLGKVLQGDADGRERPSQELREALAIGGDRFLPFGKIPVGLGYEDTVKALQQEVLDPGYVGVGELTFGSDQAAAIEPVLRAVSEAAVGGRALPVLVHGFTPQTAGDIRTTAELARTYSSVPVIIGALGGLNWLETINLVKEIPNLYLDLASSFISWAPRLAAAEVPERCLFGSNTPFADMYTNRVLIERLITDPSVRDRVMGGNLAELLGLEG; from the coding sequence GTGATCATCGACTGCCACCAGCACGTGGTGCTGCCGACCGAGACCCAGCTCCAGTCGATGGACGAGGCCGGCATCCACCGCACCGTTCTGTTCTCGACGCTTCCGCACATCGAGCGGGCCACCGACCTCGCCTCGTTCCAGCAGGAGATGTCCGTGCTGGGCAAGGTGCTCCAGGGCGACGCCGACGGACGCGAGCGTCCCTCCCAGGAATTGCGCGAGGCCCTCGCCATCGGCGGGGACCGGTTCCTGCCCTTCGGCAAGATTCCGGTCGGGCTCGGCTACGAGGACACCGTCAAGGCGCTCCAGCAGGAGGTCCTCGACCCCGGCTACGTGGGCGTCGGCGAACTGACCTTCGGCTCCGACCAGGCGGCCGCCATCGAACCCGTCCTGCGCGCCGTGAGCGAGGCGGCCGTCGGTGGCCGCGCGCTGCCCGTGCTCGTGCACGGCTTCACCCCGCAGACGGCCGGGGACATCCGCACCACGGCGGAGCTCGCGCGCACGTACTCCTCGGTGCCGGTGATCATCGGCGCGCTCGGCGGACTCAACTGGCTGGAGACCATCAACCTCGTCAAGGAGATCCCCAACCTCTATCTGGACCTGGCCTCTTCCTTCATCTCCTGGGCGCCGCGACTGGCGGCCGCGGAGGTGCCGGAGCGCTGCCTGTTCGGCTCCAACACGCCGTTCGCCGACATGTACACCAACCGCGTCCTGATCGAGCGCCTGATCACGGACCCCTCGGTCCGCGACCGCGTCATGGGCGGCAACCTCGCGGAACTGCTCGGCCTGGAGGGCTGA
- a CDS encoding prenyltransferase/squalene oxidase repeat-containing protein: MTRPPTLRTFIVQNFLDDAARIPAVLGRDRSDSVTPDRTLGDAALALLVLPESGGDAALTRNLLTSLRGFADEDFAGFHELLDITGTPHPVGDVRTPSAQALALWAQHHAGRILKDTALVQEARSRFRTLFASVVDGQWPALLHRDGGTVIDGSSSLEQVAVLTLAADALDDGSDTWGAQLTAAATQLERFRSADGSWAYLTARGASDTLQGYRLRATSVAVLAWCRLHERGLATALDHARATLHHAQAHLHTRGRGFWDRADAASQPRVDALVMRYGKPDSPFPAKLMGDHALLALAADRLFAIDGDEQAKNLSALAHDELSRYTDGERGGVFHGQGSWFSTPVDPTVPLARHVMVPPRSAGAFSVGNTAYVPFHEKHAETQLLALAAQGDRRPAAIPAPPAPPALEHWPLERDLSYVARAPLSNSDIDIPAYLRWLHSTSSGLGYGLTPYRAPLGLRSDRTAQTFSVMHVVSDLMALDVPIPHSEQLLAGVYATQNPDGGFGEQPGLLSESFTTYCAVVTATVLGGTGYDKEKCVEFLTACQHPEGAFGNAPGYPGDAWHSNLATLALLALGHRPAREDDLIAYFASCQNADGGYGNQPGHPSDTFATFRVVGSLIALGHRPPRLEESIAWLRGLQTEAGGFRYRDAGPESFVGSYHAIASLYVMGSEPADVAACRAWIAARQSADGGFGRLPGGPSETTDEGFIAIQALHMLEGKLNPYWAVIMV, from the coding sequence GTGACCAGACCTCCCACGCTGCGTACGTTCATCGTGCAGAACTTCCTCGACGACGCCGCCCGCATACCCGCGGTCCTCGGCCGGGACAGGAGCGACTCCGTCACGCCGGACCGTACGCTCGGCGACGCGGCCCTGGCCCTGCTCGTGCTGCCCGAGAGCGGCGGCGACGCGGCGCTGACCCGGAACCTCCTGACGTCGCTGCGCGGCTTCGCCGACGAGGACTTCGCGGGCTTCCACGAGCTGCTCGACATCACCGGCACCCCGCACCCCGTGGGCGATGTGCGGACCCCCTCGGCACAGGCGCTCGCCCTGTGGGCCCAACACCACGCGGGCCGCATCCTCAAGGACACCGCGCTCGTCCAGGAGGCGCGTTCCCGCTTCCGGACGCTGTTCGCCTCGGTGGTCGACGGGCAGTGGCCCGCGCTCCTGCACCGGGACGGCGGCACGGTGATCGACGGGTCCAGCTCGCTGGAGCAGGTCGCCGTGCTCACCCTCGCCGCAGACGCCCTGGACGACGGCTCCGACACCTGGGGTGCCCAATTGACCGCCGCGGCAACGCAGTTGGAGAGGTTCCGGTCCGCCGACGGCTCCTGGGCGTATCTCACGGCGCGGGGCGCGAGCGACACCTTGCAGGGCTACCGGCTGCGCGCCACTTCCGTCGCCGTGCTTGCCTGGTGCCGACTCCACGAGCGGGGCCTCGCCACGGCGCTCGACCACGCCCGGGCCACTTTGCACCACGCCCAGGCCCATCTGCACACCCGCGGCCGCGGCTTCTGGGACCGCGCCGACGCGGCGTCCCAGCCCCGGGTCGACGCCCTGGTGATGCGGTACGGCAAGCCGGATTCACCCTTCCCCGCCAAGCTCATGGGCGACCACGCGCTGCTCGCCCTCGCGGCGGACCGGCTGTTCGCGATCGACGGTGACGAGCAGGCGAAGAACCTCTCCGCGCTGGCCCACGACGAGCTGTCCCGGTACACCGACGGGGAGCGCGGCGGGGTGTTCCACGGGCAGGGGAGCTGGTTCTCCACGCCCGTCGACCCCACCGTGCCCCTCGCCCGCCACGTCATGGTTCCGCCGCGCAGCGCCGGCGCGTTCTCCGTGGGCAACACGGCCTACGTCCCCTTCCACGAGAAGCACGCCGAGACCCAGCTCCTGGCGCTGGCGGCCCAGGGCGACCGGCGGCCCGCCGCGATCCCCGCGCCCCCGGCCCCGCCCGCGTTGGAGCACTGGCCGCTGGAGCGGGACCTCAGCTATGTGGCGCGGGCCCCGCTGTCCAACTCCGACATCGACATCCCGGCCTATCTGCGCTGGCTGCACTCCACCTCCTCGGGCCTCGGCTACGGCCTGACCCCCTACCGGGCCCCGCTGGGACTGAGGTCGGACCGCACCGCCCAGACGTTCTCCGTCATGCACGTGGTGTCCGACCTGATGGCCCTCGACGTGCCGATCCCGCACAGCGAGCAGCTCCTGGCGGGCGTGTACGCCACCCAGAACCCGGACGGCGGCTTCGGTGAGCAACCCGGCCTGCTGTCCGAGTCGTTCACCACGTACTGCGCCGTCGTGACGGCCACGGTCCTGGGAGGCACGGGCTACGACAAGGAGAAGTGCGTCGAGTTCCTCACCGCCTGCCAGCACCCCGAAGGCGCCTTCGGCAACGCCCCCGGATACCCCGGCGACGCCTGGCACTCCAACCTGGCCACCCTGGCCCTCCTGGCGCTCGGCCACCGCCCGGCCCGCGAGGACGACCTGATCGCCTACTTCGCGAGCTGCCAGAACGCCGACGGCGGCTACGGCAACCAGCCCGGCCACCCCTCCGACACCTTCGCGACGTTCCGGGTCGTGGGCTCCCTCATCGCGCTCGGCCACCGCCCGCCGCGCCTGGAGGAGAGCATCGCCTGGCTGCGCGGTCTCCAGACCGAGGCGGGCGGCTTCCGCTACCGCGATGCGGGTCCCGAGAGCTTCGTCGGCTCCTATCACGCCATCGCCTCGCTGTACGTGATGGGTTCGGAGCCCGCCGACGTCGCGGCCTGCCGTGCCTGGATCGCGGCCCGCCAGAGCGCCGACGGCGGGTTCGGACGGCTGCCCGGCGGTCCTTCGGAGACGACCGACGAAGGGTTCATCGCCATCCAGGCCCTCCACATGCTGGAAGGCAAGCTGAACCCGTACTGGGCCGTGATCATGGTCTGA
- a CDS encoding acyltransferase — MNTPLRDPARTDVPALVESGALAANSLTANGSWVRHGAEVIDSTLAQGVFVGFRSRVLSASLGPGTMVASLATIGEREGDRVTVGAGAWIAARAVVAPGVTVGDGAVVAAGAHVTADVPADAIVVGRPARILRHRKVTEDGLPDISPIVAIVRARTNSNAATPPAGWRVGPGSLLDAAFTGGSDVVIGAGLIALGRPDGPSPAGGVRAADGVRIGEDATLEGGGGIDIGAGTEAGARLQILSSGHDLDRRSLPWEAGAVSIGARVRIGHDVTVVGPCHIGDGAVLTDGAVVLGHVPAHSTTSGVLEGNRP; from the coding sequence ATGAACACCCCGCTCAGAGACCCGGCACGCACCGACGTGCCCGCATTGGTCGAATCCGGCGCGTTAGCCGCCAACTCCCTTACCGCTAACGGTAGTTGGGTGCGGCACGGCGCCGAGGTCATCGACAGCACCCTGGCCCAGGGCGTCTTCGTCGGCTTCCGTTCCCGTGTCCTGTCCGCCTCCCTCGGGCCCGGCACCATGGTCGCCTCCCTGGCCACCATCGGAGAGCGCGAAGGCGACCGCGTCACCGTCGGCGCGGGCGCCTGGATCGCGGCGCGGGCCGTCGTCGCCCCCGGCGTCACCGTGGGCGACGGGGCCGTGGTCGCGGCAGGCGCCCACGTCACGGCCGACGTTCCCGCCGACGCCATCGTGGTGGGACGGCCCGCCCGGATCCTGCGCCACCGAAAGGTGACGGAGGACGGGCTCCCCGACATCAGCCCGATCGTGGCCATCGTCCGGGCCCGTACCAACAGCAACGCGGCGACGCCGCCCGCCGGTTGGCGGGTGGGGCCGGGCAGTCTGCTCGACGCCGCGTTCACCGGCGGGTCGGACGTCGTCATCGGCGCCGGACTGATCGCGCTCGGCCGCCCCGACGGGCCCTCCCCGGCCGGCGGGGTGCGCGCCGCCGACGGCGTACGCATCGGCGAAGACGCGACGCTGGAGGGCGGCGGCGGCATCGACATCGGTGCGGGCACCGAGGCCGGTGCGCGGTTGCAGATCCTCTCCAGCGGCCACGACCTGGACCGCCGTTCCCTGCCCTGGGAGGCCGGAGCCGTCTCCATCGGGGCCCGGGTCCGCATCGGTCACGACGTGACGGTCGTCGGCCCCTGTCACATCGGGGACGGCGCCGTCCTCACCGACGGGGCCGTGGTCCTGGGACATGTGCCCGCCCACAGCACCACCTCCGGAGTCCTGGAAGGAAACCGCCCATGA
- the rfbA gene encoding glucose-1-phosphate thymidylyltransferase RfbA: MRGIILAGGSGTRLRPLTSVHSKQLLPVYDKPMVYYPLAVLMQSGVREILIISTPAHLEIYRELLGDGHKLGISLEYAVQDEPKGLAQALIIGQEFIGDQQVCLVLGDNIFYGHRLPDMLREEAHRLDGCTLFGYPVGDPERYGVAEMDEEGNILSLEEKPLKPKSNLAVTGLYMYDNEAVRRAIALEPSARGELEITDLNRTFVDEGRARLVNLGRGSAWFDTGTHDSLLEAATFVQILEKRQGIRISCLEEVAYRMGYIDHEQLCIIGKELSGSSSYGQYVIDLARQEAAEPVSPTPRAA; encoded by the coding sequence ATGCGCGGCATCATCCTCGCCGGCGGGTCGGGCACCCGTCTGCGACCGCTGACCAGCGTGCACTCCAAACAGCTCCTCCCCGTCTACGACAAGCCGATGGTGTACTACCCGCTCGCGGTACTCATGCAGTCGGGCGTCCGGGAGATCCTCATCATCTCCACCCCGGCCCATCTGGAGATCTACCGCGAACTCCTGGGCGACGGCCACAAGCTCGGCATCTCGCTGGAGTACGCCGTCCAGGACGAGCCCAAGGGACTGGCCCAGGCGCTGATCATCGGCCAGGAGTTCATCGGCGACCAGCAGGTCTGCCTGGTCCTCGGCGACAACATCTTCTACGGCCACCGCCTCCCCGACATGCTCCGCGAGGAGGCCCACCGCCTCGACGGCTGCACCCTGTTCGGCTACCCGGTCGGCGACCCCGAGCGCTACGGCGTCGCGGAGATGGACGAGGAGGGCAACATCCTCTCCCTGGAGGAGAAGCCGCTGAAGCCCAAGTCCAACCTGGCGGTGACCGGGCTCTACATGTACGACAACGAGGCGGTCCGCCGCGCGATCGCGCTGGAGCCCTCGGCCCGGGGCGAGTTGGAGATCACCGATCTCAACCGCACCTTCGTCGACGAGGGCCGGGCCCGTCTCGTCAACCTGGGCCGTGGTTCCGCCTGGTTCGACACCGGCACCCACGACAGCCTCCTGGAGGCGGCCACCTTCGTCCAGATCCTGGAGAAGCGACAGGGCATCCGCATCTCCTGCCTGGAAGAGGTCGCGTACCGCATGGGGTACATCGACCACGAGCAGCTCTGCATCATCGGCAAGGAGCTCTCCGGCTCGTCGAGTTACGGGCAGTACGTCATCGACCTCGCGAGACAGGAGGCAGCGGAGCCCGTCTCGCCGACTCCGCGCGCCGCATGA